A genomic region of Lusitaniella coriacea LEGE 07157 contains the following coding sequences:
- a CDS encoding HlyD family secretion protein yields MYDRSDFNALQPLQGDEFLPPIHRWMRLGGLFLVGTVGIALLLSVVMEYNVKVKATATVRPEREVQIVQGSREGTVKRIEVAEKQVIEQGDAIAYIDSPHLPELQNQQQTLKTHLENNRTQIDTLEFQLARLDKQIVRESALAATASDPNYQIERALAQIARSRPERGIQLERQRNALLKNRETLTRRLNQTDAQLRSVEEQLDRIVVRSPIPGKILQLNLRNPGQVLQPGEPIVRIIPQNTPLVVKAQVPAQDIGRVKPGQTVQLRISAYPYPDYGTATGKVQDISPDVLPCQGNCWGGATAYYEATIILDDSNPLRKNAQLQPGMEAIADIISRKERVATFILRKARLLADL; encoded by the coding sequence ATGTACGATCGCTCTGATTTCAATGCTTTACAACCCCTTCAAGGGGATGAATTTCTCCCACCCATTCATCGCTGGATGAGACTCGGCGGACTATTTTTAGTGGGAACTGTGGGGATTGCCCTTTTGCTGTCTGTTGTCATGGAGTACAACGTTAAGGTCAAAGCAACCGCGACAGTTCGCCCGGAACGGGAAGTGCAAATCGTTCAAGGATCGAGAGAGGGAACCGTCAAGCGCATTGAGGTTGCAGAAAAGCAAGTTATTGAGCAAGGGGACGCGATCGCATACATCGATTCTCCCCACCTCCCGGAACTGCAAAACCAACAACAAACCCTAAAAACTCACCTTGAAAATAATCGAACTCAAATCGATACCCTTGAGTTCCAACTCGCCCGACTCGACAAACAAATTGTACGAGAATCTGCCCTAGCCGCGACTGCAAGCGACCCCAATTACCAAATTGAAAGGGCATTGGCACAGATCGCGCGATCGCGCCCAGAACGAGGTATCCAACTCGAACGCCAGCGCAACGCACTCCTTAAGAACCGAGAAACCCTAACTCGCCGCTTGAATCAAACTGACGCACAACTGCGCAGCGTTGAAGAACAACTCGATCGGATTGTCGTGCGATCTCCCATTCCAGGCAAAATCCTACAACTCAATCTACGCAATCCCGGTCAAGTCCTGCAACCAGGGGAACCCATCGTTCGCATCATTCCCCAAAACACTCCCCTCGTCGTCAAAGCGCAAGTCCCCGCCCAGGATATCGGTCGAGTCAAACCCGGACAAACCGTACAATTACGGATTTCTGCCTATCCCTACCCGGACTATGGCACGGCGACCGGAAAAGTCCAAGACATTTCCCCCGATGTGCTTCCTTGTCAAGGGAATTGTTGGGGAGGGGCAACCGCCTACTACGAAGCGACCATCATCCTAGACGACTCCAACCCACTTCGCAAAAACGCCCAACTCCAACCGGGAATGGAAGCGATCGCGGATATCATCTCCCGCAAAGAGCGCGTCGCCACCTTCATTCTCCGAAAAGCGAGACTGCTCGCCGATTTATAG
- a CDS encoding TetR/AcrR family transcriptional regulator produces MTQPNTRKDSIDKSEQIFQGAIGEFLEKGYAGTSMDKVAAAAGVSKATVYSYFQDKEGLFKALVARMARERFYLVFGTESLQGEPEVVLRRLATKLLDRIARDREYLAFMRLVVGESGRFPDLAQELIRNIVHPGIKELSGYFASHPELKIADSEAVARIVIGGLVYFVLTQEVLQGKEIMPMERDRLIDSLVALLIG; encoded by the coding sequence ATGACCCAGCCCAATACCCGAAAAGATTCCATCGATAAGTCAGAGCAAATTTTTCAAGGCGCGATCGGTGAGTTTCTAGAAAAGGGCTATGCCGGAACGAGTATGGATAAAGTGGCAGCCGCAGCCGGTGTTTCCAAAGCAACGGTTTACAGCTATTTTCAAGATAAAGAGGGGCTGTTTAAGGCTTTGGTTGCGCGGATGGCAAGAGAGCGGTTTTATTTGGTGTTTGGCACCGAATCGCTTCAAGGGGAGCCAGAGGTTGTTCTGCGGAGATTGGCAACGAAGTTACTGGATCGAATTGCGCGCGATCGCGAATATTTAGCCTTCATGCGCTTGGTTGTCGGCGAATCGGGGCGTTTTCCCGACTTGGCGCAGGAACTCATTCGGAACATCGTTCATCCTGGAATTAAAGAATTGAGCGGTTATTTTGCATCTCATCCCGAACTCAAAATTGCCGATTCCGAAGCAGTTGCAAGGATTGTTATTGGGGGATTGGTTTATTTCGTGTTAACTCAGGAAGTGTTGCAGGGAAAGGAGATTATGCCGATGGAGCGCGATCGATTGATTGATAGCTTGGTTGCTCTTTTAATTGGTTAA
- a CDS encoding glycosyltransferase — protein MNEKAITKPTQTLDTLGCVAIGRNEGERLRQCLQSILGTVRSVVYVDSSSTDGSVELARSLGVEAIALDISIPFSAARSRNEGFTHLLKQYPQLEFVQFVDGDCEVADGWLELAHNALQTQPQVAVVCGRRRERYPEQSIYNRLCEMEWDTPVGEAKACGGDAMMQVRAFQEVGGFNPSLIAGEEPELCVRLRQKDWKILRLDGEMTLHDAQMTRLGQWWKRSLRAGHAYAEGAWLHGRTPERHWVKESRSIWFWGVLLPLLALVLAGVTRGGSLLLFCAYPLLAYRIYRYLRQQGTDAQDSALYAGFCVLGKFSQAQGQFQFWLNRLLGKRRALVEYKIPSRESN, from the coding sequence CTTGATACCCTTGGATGCGTTGCGATTGGTCGCAATGAAGGCGAACGCCTCCGCCAATGTTTGCAATCGATCTTGGGAACGGTTCGCTCTGTTGTGTATGTGGACTCTAGTTCTACGGATGGGAGTGTGGAATTAGCTCGTTCTCTTGGGGTTGAGGCGATCGCGTTAGATATTTCGATTCCTTTCAGCGCCGCGCGATCGCGCAATGAAGGATTTACCCATCTTCTCAAACAATATCCCCAACTTGAATTCGTACAATTCGTGGATGGGGATTGCGAGGTGGCTGATGGATGGTTGGAATTGGCTCACAACGCGCTCCAAACTCAACCCCAGGTGGCTGTTGTTTGCGGTCGTCGTCGGGAACGCTACCCCGAACAATCCATTTACAACCGCTTGTGCGAGATGGAATGGGATACACCCGTGGGGGAAGCGAAGGCTTGTGGCGGCGATGCGATGATGCAGGTTAGGGCATTTCAAGAAGTTGGCGGGTTTAATCCTAGTTTAATTGCGGGGGAGGAACCCGAACTGTGCGTGCGATTGCGGCAAAAGGATTGGAAAATTCTACGCCTGGATGGTGAAATGACGCTCCACGACGCGCAAATGACTCGCTTGGGTCAGTGGTGGAAACGGTCGCTGCGAGCGGGTCATGCTTATGCAGAGGGCGCTTGGTTGCACGGTCGGACTCCGGAACGGCATTGGGTGAAAGAAAGCCGCAGTATTTGGTTTTGGGGGGTTTTGCTGCCACTATTGGCGTTGGTGTTGGCGGGGGTAACTCGTGGGGGAAGTCTCCTGTTGTTCTGTGCTTATCCGCTTTTGGCTTACCGAATTTATCGTTATTTGCGACAGCAAGGTACTGATGCCCAAGATAGCGCCCTTTACGCTGGATTTTGCGTGTTGGGGAAATTTTCACAAGCTCAAGGGCAATTTCAATTTTGGCTCAATCGATTGCTTGGAAAGCGTCGCGCGTTGGTTGAGTATAAAATTCCTTCGAGAGAATCAAACTAA